In Rhodothermales bacterium, a single genomic region encodes these proteins:
- the scpA gene encoding methylmalonyl-CoA mutase gives MKPDFSILPYAPPALASHPPSAAIWAAPEGIDIQPAYIAGDTAGMPHRGYTAGVPPYLRGPYSTMYVVRPWTVRQYAGFSTAEASNAFYRRNLAAGQMGLSIAFDLATHRGYDSDHPRVRGDVGKAGVAIDSVEDMKRLFDGIPLDQMSVSMTMNGAVLPIMAFYIVAAEEQGVAPEALRGTIQNDILKEFMVRNTYIYPPAPSMRIVGDIFAMTARRMPQFNSISVSGYHMHEAGAPADLELAYTLADGVEYIRTGLAAGLSIDEFAPRLSFFWGIGMNPFMEIAKLRAARVMWARLVEPFGPKDPRSLMLRTHCQTSGYSLTAQDPYNNIVRTSVEALAAAFGGTQSLHTNALDEALALPTDFSAEIARNTQLLLQRETGIVKAVDPWGGSYYVESLTAGLMERAWAEIQEVEALGGMTRAIERGLPKARIEEAAARRQAQIDRGEAVIVGVNRFMTNDATDVALLEIDNTAVRQAQINQLTTLRESRDAGAVARTLDALRTACTAGGNLLDASIDAARARATLGEISMAMEDVFGRYEARSSPISGVYAREMMHNEAFDTTRRLADTFAARAGRRPRILIAKLGQDGHDRGARVIASSFADLGFDVDIGPLFQMPEEAARQAIENDVHILGISSLAAGHNTLIPAVIDALRAQGRNDILVVAGGVIPPADYQRLRSAGVAAVFGPGTVIPDAAAELLHLLMGRLDG, from the coding sequence ATGAAACCCGATTTCTCCATCCTCCCATATGCTCCGCCGGCCCTCGCCTCGCACCCACCCTCGGCTGCGATCTGGGCCGCGCCCGAGGGCATCGATATACAACCGGCCTACATAGCGGGAGATACCGCCGGCATGCCCCATCGGGGCTACACCGCCGGCGTTCCCCCTTATCTGCGCGGACCGTATTCGACCATGTACGTCGTCCGCCCCTGGACCGTCCGCCAGTATGCCGGCTTCTCCACCGCCGAGGCATCCAACGCATTCTACCGCCGCAACCTGGCCGCCGGCCAGATGGGGTTGTCGATCGCTTTCGACCTGGCCACGCACCGGGGGTACGACTCCGACCATCCGCGCGTCCGGGGGGATGTGGGCAAAGCCGGCGTCGCCATCGACTCTGTCGAGGACATGAAGCGGCTGTTCGACGGCATTCCGTTGGACCAGATGTCGGTTTCGATGACCATGAACGGTGCAGTCCTCCCGATCATGGCGTTTTACATCGTAGCCGCGGAGGAACAGGGCGTGGCGCCGGAGGCGTTGCGGGGCACTATCCAGAATGACATCCTCAAGGAGTTCATGGTGCGCAACACCTACATCTACCCGCCGGCCCCGTCGATGCGCATCGTCGGCGACATCTTCGCCATGACTGCCCGGCGGATGCCGCAGTTTAACTCGATCTCCGTCTCGGGGTACCACATGCACGAGGCCGGAGCACCGGCCGACCTTGAGCTGGCATACACGTTGGCGGATGGGGTAGAATACATCCGGACCGGCCTCGCCGCCGGCCTGAGTATCGACGAATTCGCGCCGCGCCTCTCCTTTTTCTGGGGGATCGGGATGAACCCGTTCATGGAGATCGCGAAGCTGCGCGCCGCGCGCGTCATGTGGGCCCGGCTCGTTGAGCCCTTCGGCCCGAAAGACCCCCGTTCGCTGATGCTTCGGACGCATTGTCAGACGTCTGGCTACAGCCTCACCGCCCAGGATCCGTACAACAACATCGTCCGCACCAGCGTCGAGGCCCTCGCCGCCGCGTTTGGCGGCACCCAGTCGCTCCACACCAATGCCCTCGACGAGGCGCTGGCATTGCCGACCGACTTCTCCGCCGAGATTGCGCGTAACACGCAGCTCCTGCTCCAACGCGAAACCGGAATCGTGAAGGCGGTGGATCCCTGGGGTGGCTCGTATTATGTGGAGTCGCTCACTGCCGGCCTCATGGAACGCGCCTGGGCCGAAATCCAGGAAGTAGAAGCGCTCGGCGGGATGACGCGCGCGATCGAACGCGGCCTGCCCAAGGCACGGATCGAAGAGGCCGCCGCCCGCCGGCAGGCGCAGATTGACAGGGGCGAGGCCGTCATCGTGGGCGTCAACCGGTTCATGACGAACGATGCCACGGACGTTGCATTACTCGAAATCGACAACACGGCCGTCCGCCAGGCGCAGATCAATCAACTGACCACCCTACGCGAGAGCCGCGATGCGGGCGCCGTCGCCCGGACGCTGGATGCCCTGCGCACGGCTTGCACCGCCGGCGGCAACCTGCTCGACGCTTCCATCGACGCGGCCCGGGCCCGCGCCACGCTCGGCGAGATTTCCATGGCCATGGAAGACGTGTTTGGGCGGTACGAGGCCCGTTCCTCGCCGATATCGGGCGTTTATGCCCGCGAAATGATGCACAACGAAGCCTTCGACACCACCCGCCGACTGGCGGACACCTTCGCGGCCCGTGCCGGCCGCCGGCCGCGGATCCTGATCGCCAAGCTCGGCCAGGACGGGCACGACCGCGGCGCCCGCGTCATCGCCTCGTCGTTTGCCGACCTCGGATTCGATGTCGACATCGGCCCGCTTTTTCAGATGCCCGAGGAGGCCGCGCGTCAGGCCATCGAAAATGACGTGCACATCCTCGGCATTTCATCGCTTGCCGCCGGCCACAACACCCTAATCCCTGCCGTAATCGACGCGCTGCGCGCGCAGGGCCGGAACGATATCCTGGTCGTAGCCGGTGGCGTCATTCCCCCGGCCGACTATCAGCGGCTCCGTTCAGCCGGCGTGGCGGCTGTGTTCGGTCCCGGCACCGTCATCCCGGACGCAGCGGCAGAGCTGCTGCATCTGCTCATGGGGCGCCTGGATGGCTGA